A single genomic interval of Ignavibacteriales bacterium harbors:
- a CDS encoding TonB-dependent receptor: MHKTIFLFALFLFSFHQTFPQESIIQKTDTAGYYKLSEVVVSATKTNANTLQLANSISVIDAEQIINSNSNNVFDVLRNETGISFTRQGGNGTLSNIYIRGSNSSHTLVLIDGVEVNLTNDPSGVYDFSALPVDNIERIEVLRGPQSTLYGSDALAGVINIITKKGDGSPKFSLLTEGGSYNTYKGVIGLNGSTHKLKYSLALSRTGSDGFSAASEKYGNTEKDGYTFNNFTSVLGYDFSENAEINLYTRFLKSESDNDQIGGMFGDDPTYKTKQEELSARGEGKIKLLNGDWKQKLGLTFIRNVRKNSFDTSSTSAYYSNALYDGRRYKIDWQNDFQLNKANLLTAGIEFEIEESASEYYSFNYILLPDYASVIQKRC, translated from the coding sequence ATGCACAAAACAATATTTCTCTTTGCTCTTTTTCTTTTCAGTTTTCATCAAACTTTTCCTCAAGAATCTATTATTCAAAAAACCGATACGGCTGGATATTATAAACTTAGTGAAGTAGTAGTTTCTGCAACAAAAACTAATGCTAACACATTGCAGCTTGCGAACTCAATTTCTGTAATTGATGCTGAACAAATTATAAACAGCAACTCAAACAATGTATTTGATGTACTAAGAAACGAAACCGGCATCAGTTTTACAAGACAAGGCGGTAATGGAACATTATCAAATATTTACATTCGCGGTTCAAACTCATCGCACACTTTGGTTTTGATTGATGGCGTGGAAGTTAATCTTACTAATGACCCTTCAGGTGTTTATGATTTTTCCGCATTACCTGTTGATAATATTGAACGGATCGAGGTCTTACGCGGTCCGCAATCAACACTTTACGGATCTGATGCACTTGCTGGAGTAATCAATATCATTACAAAAAAAGGCGATGGTTCTCCAAAATTCTCTTTACTGACAGAAGGCGGCAGTTACAATACTTATAAAGGAGTAATTGGATTAAATGGATCAACTCATAAATTGAAATATTCCCTTGCACTGAGCAGAACAGGCAGCGATGGATTTTCTGCAGCCTCGGAAAAATATGGCAATACTGAAAAAGATGGTTATACTTTTAATAATTTTACTTCTGTTTTGGGATATGATTTTAGTGAAAATGCAGAGATAAATCTCTACACAAGATTTTTAAAATCAGAATCTGATAATGATCAAATTGGCGGAATGTTTGGTGATGACCCAACATATAAAACGAAGCAAGAAGAATTATCTGCTCGCGGGGAAGGAAAAATAAAATTATTAAATGGTGATTGGAAACAGAAACTTGGCTTAACTTTTATTAGAAATGTTAGGAAAAATTCTTTTGATACTTCATCTACCAGCGCTTATTATTCTAATGCTTTATATGATGGAAGAAGATATAAAATTGATTGGCAAAATGATTTTCAACTCAATAAAGCAAATCTTTTAACAGCCGGAATTGAATTTGAAATTGAAGAATCAGCTTCAGAATACTACTCATTCAATTATATTTTGCTTCCGGATTATGCAAGTGTTATTCAAAAAAGATGCTAA